One genomic region from Lentisphaera araneosa HTCC2155 encodes:
- a CDS encoding type II secretion system protein yields MKRKFSLIELLVVVAIIGILASLLLPALGQARKTAQAASCKNNIK; encoded by the coding sequence ATGAAAAGAAAATTCTCTCTCATAGAGCTACTCGTTGTGGTGGCCATCATAGGCATCCTTGCTAGCTTGCTACTCCCCGCATTAGGCCAAGCACGAAAAACGGCTCAAGCCGCTTCGTGTAAAAATAATATTAAATAA
- a CDS encoding inositol monophosphatase family protein, with the protein MNWPKIEEFLLEIGEAIALHTHQKICSENSQHLSQVHTVSQSDTIYQIDRYAEEVIIKLLENHSQEFGGIVLIAEGIGENEVSSYPQNKTHDDCALRIIMDPIDGTRGLMYDKRSAFFLAGAAKNNGPNTKLSHIETAVMVEIPTSKMIYADSLSAIRGKGIKAYRKHLETSEKKTFSPQASQENHLRGGFAQIARFFSPGRTELAQIEEELIETLYPDAADGEILNFEDQYISTGGQLYEMLMGKDRFIADIRPALYKSMKHLRKGHVCHPYDMAALLIAEEAGIIVSNIKGDTLDAKMTTTCPVNWIAYANQAIHKEVSPLFHQILSKHGIK; encoded by the coding sequence ATGAACTGGCCAAAAATTGAAGAATTCCTTCTCGAGATCGGTGAAGCCATTGCACTTCATACTCATCAAAAAATATGTTCCGAGAACTCACAGCACTTAAGCCAAGTTCATACCGTGAGCCAAAGCGATACCATCTACCAAATAGATCGTTATGCCGAAGAAGTCATCATAAAACTATTAGAAAATCACTCACAGGAATTTGGTGGTATTGTTTTAATTGCCGAAGGTATTGGCGAAAATGAGGTCTCCTCCTACCCGCAAAATAAAACCCACGATGATTGCGCTCTGCGCATTATTATGGACCCCATCGATGGGACTCGAGGCCTCATGTACGACAAACGTTCCGCTTTTTTCCTTGCGGGAGCCGCAAAAAACAATGGTCCAAATACGAAACTCTCTCATATCGAAACGGCCGTCATGGTCGAAATTCCAACGAGTAAGATGATCTACGCAGATAGCTTGAGTGCCATTAGGGGCAAAGGAATCAAAGCCTACCGCAAACACCTCGAAACTTCCGAAAAGAAAACTTTCTCTCCTCAAGCCTCACAAGAAAATCACTTACGTGGTGGTTTTGCGCAAATCGCAAGATTCTTTTCACCAGGGCGTACTGAGCTCGCACAAATCGAAGAAGAACTCATCGAGACCCTTTACCCCGACGCCGCAGATGGCGAGATTCTCAATTTCGAAGATCAATACATCTCCACTGGAGGACAACTTTACGAAATGCTCATGGGCAAAGATCGTTTCATTGCCGACATTCGCCCAGCACTCTATAAAAGCATGAAACACCTTAGAAAAGGCCATGTCTGCCACCCCTACGATATGGCGGCCCTACTCATTGCAGAAGAAGCCGGGATAATCGTAAGCAACATCAAGGGCGACACCCTCGATGCAAAAATGACCACAACTTGCCCCGTCAACTGGATAGCCTACGCTAACCAGGCTATCCACAAGGAAGTCTCGCCCCTCTTCCATCAGATTCTCTCTAAGCATGGGATCAAATAA
- a CDS encoding sulfatase, with translation MRKMLISMLSLFSCLLYSVDKPNIIIFLVDDMGMMDTSVPFITDKDGTPQVQELNEYFRTPAMEKLASQGIRFNQFCAQSVCSPSRASIISGQNATRHRTTTWINPSGNNKGQFGPEGWNWTGIEAGSPVLPKVFGDAGYTTIHIGKAHFGNKQAPANDPLKIGFQHNVGGACWGRPKSYYSEDHFGNHPKYKKGKKPVTHNVPHLEKYYDSGTFLTEALTLETLPLIEKSVSAKKPFFLHLSHYALHGPFNSDPRYAKNYANSGKSKNGQAFATLVEGMDKSLGDVMTKLDQLGVAEDTLIIFLGDNGSDAPLGKTHDTVCAAPLKGKKGTHYEGGMRIPFIAAWAKVNPENKFQKALPIAQNSIQTQMATIMDIYPTVLELANIAKPQGHVVDGKSLKKLMSGQKDNSHPKTFLMHFPHQHRSSYYTTYRNQDWKIIYHYNPKSGQPEIELYHLKDDPYETNNLAQKNPEKAGALIKAMNAQLKAEGALFPTDKNGKELKPIL, from the coding sequence ATGCGCAAAATGCTCATTTCAATGCTAAGCCTATTTAGCTGTTTACTTTATTCTGTAGACAAACCCAACATCATTATTTTCCTCGTAGATGACATGGGTATGATGGACACCTCAGTACCCTTTATTACTGATAAAGACGGCACTCCACAAGTTCAGGAACTCAACGAATATTTCCGAACTCCTGCCATGGAAAAATTAGCGAGCCAAGGCATTCGCTTTAACCAATTCTGTGCACAAAGTGTTTGCTCTCCGAGCCGTGCATCTATCATCAGTGGTCAAAATGCTACGCGCCACCGCACCACGACTTGGATTAACCCCTCAGGCAATAACAAAGGGCAATTTGGACCAGAAGGCTGGAACTGGACTGGAATTGAAGCAGGCTCACCCGTCTTACCGAAAGTGTTTGGCGACGCTGGCTACACAACAATTCATATTGGTAAAGCTCACTTCGGTAACAAACAAGCTCCCGCAAACGACCCACTCAAAATCGGCTTTCAACACAATGTCGGCGGCGCTTGCTGGGGACGTCCAAAAAGTTATTATTCCGAAGATCACTTCGGCAATCACCCCAAATATAAAAAGGGTAAAAAACCCGTCACACACAACGTACCCCATTTAGAAAAATATTATGATTCGGGCACTTTTTTAACGGAAGCACTCACTTTGGAAACGCTCCCCCTCATCGAGAAATCTGTCAGTGCAAAAAAACCTTTTTTCCTCCACCTATCACACTACGCACTCCACGGCCCCTTTAACTCTGACCCGCGCTACGCCAAGAATTATGCGAATAGCGGCAAGTCAAAAAATGGTCAAGCTTTTGCAACACTCGTTGAAGGCATGGATAAGTCCCTCGGCGATGTCATGACTAAACTCGATCAACTTGGCGTTGCAGAAGATACGCTGATTATTTTCCTCGGGGATAATGGCTCCGATGCGCCTCTGGGCAAAACTCATGACACGGTTTGTGCGGCCCCACTGAAAGGAAAAAAAGGCACGCACTATGAAGGTGGCATGCGCATCCCATTTATTGCGGCTTGGGCAAAAGTGAATCCTGAGAATAAATTCCAAAAAGCTTTGCCAATTGCGCAAAACTCTATCCAAACGCAAATGGCCACTATTATGGATATCTATCCCACAGTTTTAGAACTTGCGAATATCGCAAAGCCACAAGGCCATGTGGTCGATGGCAAATCACTAAAGAAACTCATGAGCGGACAAAAAGATAACTCTCACCCTAAAACTTTCCTGATGCACTTTCCTCACCAACATCGCAGTAGCTACTACACCACTTACAGAAACCAAGATTGGAAAATCATTTATCACTACAATCCAAAGAGTGGACAGCCTGAAATTGAGCTCTACCATTTAAAAGACGATCCTTACGAGACCAATAATCTCGCCCAAAAGAACCCTGAAAAAGCTGGTGCTTTAATCAAGGCGATGAATGCTCAACTCAAAGCAGAAGGTGCCTTATTCCCCACTGACAAAAACGGCAAGGAACTTAAACCCATTCTTTAA
- a CDS encoding DUF1588 domain-containing protein, giving the protein MSEENMPQGDEPVVKMTEEDKDLLQIKLAELEILEEKVANGELSAENAEGLMTEVLDELNTIEQRVLAQNAADNPLEQPIEEAAPVSESASADSWPAIENLQVISSQTPAQETQSSSDDNSLDGLKVVKSSQKLKPWGDKVKKEQADVKITLNEDLDKAEAKKVDAEVQAEKVEHTEAREVKLDKPAAKEKSLGKTKSKIKTNTQGKRKSSKPGLKKKKLKVPTKLPKAQKKKKVPVGLIVFLAILGAIGYNYKPIIEYVQKQRAEIAERNKPKPVVKKEKPKYKPKPKPKVVEVEPEYEPEPEPVEVVENIFTGELKHYSFNQVLKDKCVTCHGEKGKEIEGDFNIVALMNSKSLNTRAWAKVYRSINKGEMPPEDDLNAKMLEEEEKELVLSSIKTLHEGLKVTDNTRVLTPFEIQNTMVDLFDIDTGTYNPFDSLHTAYSDKEFYTHQRKVLSPYYLAQYYHIMYDVLKSFVGLKPQIEKLNLKPTLSRNVHTSVNGKNYLDLRWNWQNRIDLVTYKHLDEKKVTAKQARKVGADENKAVESIMLKNSLPPGTYTLRFHGEALNMDLAKISEKKYGENVVDIFKEWKDRIGENALGLPVKFFIAPPGLGDAYASTQYLETIEIASSGEYALEFTLKRRAAIGFTLDVDYPNHSSLSTEIAYFKYGEEADQKAKEEMDAKYMRTIKYDFPMVRMKQVKIEGPYNVQVHPLSFDEEQRKKHIGTSQVGDKFKTLHKLLGLKNNIIYQYMFKDFQVDKLVYEDAYRNSLMMFFLSPQFLVVDNKPKTLEEFVRFSSYALLKSPPNEEFKNLYSQAKKSRKPQILSDYVRKHHNFRRFIAPFTYQWLKLGEIKTNLPDEEAFSTYYAKNFEDAYRVEAELFVEKLLKENRPIKELVTADYKIVNSDLDDFYNGVGWAKLRGRDQPPIVYEADFAVKKVNDANRGGILGMGAFLTTTGNGVDPLPLRRAAWISENILDSPLPTPPDVDVEAFEAGHNVKSLRERLAVHAENPACNSCHKRIDSLAIIMDRFDTIGGDNNHYSRDPVKINGEKIKDFVELKQYLAKYEKATARAFSKRLIEYMYGRETGVQDESKLDAILAECEPEGYRVGDLYTAVLRQYFL; this is encoded by the coding sequence ATGAGTGAAGAGAATATGCCTCAAGGTGATGAGCCAGTTGTAAAAATGACTGAGGAAGATAAAGACCTTCTACAGATTAAGTTAGCTGAGCTAGAGATTTTAGAAGAGAAAGTCGCCAATGGCGAGTTATCGGCTGAAAATGCTGAAGGTTTAATGACGGAAGTGCTAGATGAGCTTAATACCATTGAGCAAAGAGTCCTCGCTCAAAATGCTGCAGACAACCCTCTTGAACAGCCAATTGAAGAAGCTGCTCCAGTAAGTGAAAGTGCTTCAGCGGATTCATGGCCAGCTATTGAAAATCTACAGGTCATTAGTTCGCAAACTCCTGCCCAGGAAACGCAAAGCTCTTCGGATGATAATAGTCTTGACGGTCTTAAGGTTGTGAAGTCGAGCCAAAAACTTAAACCTTGGGGTGATAAAGTCAAAAAAGAGCAAGCTGATGTAAAAATCACCTTGAATGAGGACCTTGATAAGGCTGAGGCAAAGAAAGTTGATGCGGAAGTTCAAGCAGAAAAAGTCGAGCATACAGAAGCTAGAGAAGTAAAGCTTGATAAGCCTGCAGCTAAAGAAAAGTCCCTTGGTAAAACTAAGTCTAAAATAAAAACAAATACTCAGGGGAAAAGAAAATCTTCTAAGCCTGGATTAAAAAAGAAAAAATTAAAAGTTCCGACTAAGCTTCCTAAAGCTCAAAAGAAAAAGAAAGTCCCTGTAGGCTTGATCGTATTTTTAGCCATATTAGGTGCAATCGGATATAATTATAAGCCGATTATTGAGTACGTTCAAAAACAAAGAGCTGAGATTGCCGAGCGCAATAAACCCAAGCCTGTTGTAAAAAAAGAGAAGCCTAAGTATAAGCCGAAACCCAAGCCGAAAGTGGTCGAAGTTGAGCCGGAGTACGAACCCGAGCCTGAACCCGTAGAAGTTGTGGAAAATATATTTACTGGCGAACTCAAGCATTATAGCTTTAACCAAGTCCTCAAGGATAAATGTGTGACTTGTCATGGTGAAAAGGGTAAAGAGATTGAGGGCGACTTTAATATTGTCGCTTTGATGAACTCTAAATCCTTGAACACTCGAGCGTGGGCAAAAGTTTATCGCAGTATAAATAAGGGCGAGATGCCTCCAGAAGATGACCTCAATGCTAAGATGCTTGAAGAAGAGGAAAAAGAGCTAGTCCTTAGTTCAATCAAGACTCTTCATGAAGGTTTGAAGGTGACTGATAATACACGTGTCTTAACTCCCTTTGAAATTCAAAATACGATGGTTGATTTGTTTGATATCGATACAGGTACATACAATCCTTTCGACTCATTGCATACGGCCTACTCAGATAAAGAGTTTTATACGCATCAAAGAAAAGTGCTCAGTCCGTATTACTTAGCTCAGTATTATCATATCATGTATGATGTATTAAAAAGTTTTGTTGGCTTGAAGCCACAAATAGAAAAGTTGAACTTAAAACCCACTTTAAGTCGCAATGTGCATACCTCAGTAAATGGTAAAAACTATCTTGACCTGCGCTGGAACTGGCAGAACCGAATCGATCTCGTGACCTATAAACATTTAGATGAGAAAAAAGTCACAGCTAAGCAAGCGCGAAAAGTGGGTGCGGATGAGAATAAAGCTGTCGAATCAATTATGCTCAAAAATAGTTTACCACCAGGGACTTATACACTGCGTTTTCATGGTGAGGCACTCAATATGGACCTCGCAAAAATTAGTGAGAAAAAGTATGGTGAAAATGTTGTAGATATTTTTAAGGAATGGAAGGATCGCATTGGTGAAAATGCTTTAGGCTTACCGGTGAAATTTTTCATTGCGCCTCCAGGTCTGGGTGATGCTTATGCGAGTACGCAGTATTTGGAGACCATAGAAATTGCTTCTTCAGGTGAATATGCACTGGAATTCACCCTGAAACGTCGAGCCGCTATTGGATTTACTTTGGATGTTGATTATCCCAATCATTCCAGCCTTTCTACTGAGATCGCTTATTTTAAGTACGGCGAAGAGGCTGACCAAAAAGCAAAAGAAGAGATGGATGCTAAATACATGCGCACGATTAAGTATGACTTTCCAATGGTGCGCATGAAGCAAGTTAAAATTGAAGGTCCTTACAATGTCCAAGTCCATCCCTTATCCTTCGATGAGGAACAGCGCAAAAAACATATTGGGACCTCGCAAGTTGGCGATAAATTTAAAACCTTACACAAATTATTGGGTTTAAAAAATAATATTATCTATCAATACATGTTTAAAGACTTTCAGGTCGATAAACTGGTTTATGAAGATGCCTACAGAAACTCTTTGATGATGTTCTTTTTATCACCCCAGTTTTTAGTGGTGGATAATAAACCCAAAACTCTAGAGGAATTCGTTCGTTTTAGTTCTTATGCTTTACTCAAGAGTCCACCTAATGAAGAATTTAAGAACTTGTACTCACAGGCAAAGAAGTCGCGCAAGCCTCAAATTTTGAGCGACTATGTAAGGAAGCATCATAATTTCCGTCGCTTCATTGCCCCTTTCACTTACCAATGGTTGAAGTTAGGCGAAATAAAAACCAACTTGCCTGATGAAGAAGCTTTCAGTACTTATTACGCTAAAAACTTTGAAGATGCCTACCGTGTAGAAGCCGAGTTATTTGTTGAGAAACTCTTAAAAGAAAATCGCCCGATTAAAGAATTAGTTACGGCGGATTATAAAATTGTGAATTCTGATTTGGATGATTTTTATAATGGCGTGGGTTGGGCGAAGCTCAGAGGCAGAGATCAACCACCAATCGTTTATGAAGCTGATTTTGCAGTGAAAAAAGTCAATGACGCCAACCGCGGTGGCATACTAGGTATGGGAGCTTTCTTAACCACGACTGGCAATGGTGTTGATCCCTTACCTTTACGTCGAGCAGCTTGGATCTCGGAAAACATTCTTGACTCGCCCTTGCCAACTCCTCCTGATGTTGACGTTGAAGCTTTTGAAGCAGGTCACAATGTAAAGAGCCTTAGAGAGCGTTTAGCCGTGCACGCAGAAAACCCTGCTTGTAATAGCTGCCACAAACGAATTGACTCACTCGCTATAATTATGGACCGTTTTGATACAATTGGTGGAGACAATAATCATTACTCGAGAGATCCTGTGAAGATCAATGGTGAGAAAATCAAGGATTTTGTCGAGCTTAAGCAGTACTTGGCTAAGTACGAAAAAGCGACCGCTAGAGCGTTTAGTAAAAGGTTGATTGAATACATGTACGGACGCGAAACAGGCGTGCAAGATGAGTCAAAACTCGATGCGATACTAGCAGAGTGTGAGCCCGAAGGTTACCGCGTGGGAGACCTATACACAGCCGTACTTCGCCAGTATTTCTTATAA
- a CDS encoding DUF1552 domain-containing protein, with product MIDRRDLLKLSALGLAAPSQMVAATKGQAPRVKLKKNVVLVCLDLGLYAGNHREGGAACKYMTQYFSEFKKDMTFLQGISQPGLGGGHEVEEGTFTGLAYKDRSHYPERQFISLDQKLAMGSVQETRNKLLYHQVNRGKFVSWNQFAQPMPAHQGLNAFHEHIFSKTDLDKEKAYIKRERDILESLARNLRRYGKGRPQDIDLKASVAYQIEVLNEKEKWLKVKKPYLKKAFSESAEKSPLPNCHHNYRLVYEALEKQQSKIAVLQFGGGLTRNLDGITHGYHTLSHHGGYSERIYELEIIDDKILGGLRKFIRDLKQGGLLDDTIVLFHCGMADASRHTNKNGAAFLFGGGFNHKTHLQCAEGKDVKITSSQLFSSILKQSGFRDLNFNGNNTVIPQLFGA from the coding sequence ATGATTGATAGACGAGATTTACTGAAACTTTCGGCTTTGGGTCTTGCTGCGCCCAGCCAAATGGTCGCCGCAACAAAAGGGCAAGCTCCACGTGTTAAATTAAAGAAAAATGTCGTTTTAGTCTGCTTGGATTTAGGCTTGTATGCGGGCAATCACCGAGAAGGTGGTGCGGCCTGTAAATACATGACGCAGTATTTTTCTGAGTTTAAAAAAGATATGACTTTTTTACAAGGGATCTCACAACCTGGGCTTGGTGGTGGACACGAAGTTGAAGAAGGGACTTTTACGGGCTTAGCTTACAAAGATCGCAGTCATTACCCCGAGAGGCAGTTCATTAGTTTGGATCAGAAACTCGCTATGGGATCGGTTCAAGAAACGAGAAATAAACTGCTTTATCACCAAGTGAATCGAGGAAAATTTGTTTCCTGGAATCAGTTCGCTCAACCGATGCCAGCTCACCAAGGTTTAAATGCTTTTCACGAACACATTTTCTCAAAAACTGACTTAGATAAAGAAAAAGCTTATATCAAACGCGAACGAGATATCTTAGAATCTCTCGCAAGGAATTTACGTCGCTATGGAAAAGGTCGTCCACAGGATATTGACCTAAAAGCTTCAGTGGCGTATCAAATTGAAGTGCTAAATGAAAAAGAAAAATGGCTTAAAGTTAAAAAGCCTTACCTCAAAAAAGCTTTTTCAGAGAGTGCTGAAAAATCACCTTTACCCAATTGTCATCACAATTACCGTTTAGTTTATGAAGCTTTAGAGAAGCAACAATCAAAAATTGCCGTCTTGCAATTTGGTGGTGGTTTGACTCGAAATCTCGATGGCATCACACATGGTTACCACACTTTGAGTCATCATGGTGGTTATTCAGAAAGAATCTATGAGCTGGAAATCATCGATGATAAAATCCTTGGTGGTTTACGCAAATTTATCAGAGACCTCAAACAAGGTGGCTTACTGGACGACACAATCGTCTTGTTTCACTGTGGTATGGCAGATGCGAGTCGCCACACAAATAAAAATGGTGCGGCCTTTTTGTTTGGCGGTGGCTTTAATCACAAAACCCATCTTCAATGTGCGGAAGGTAAAGACGTTAAAATTACTTCTTCACAGCTGTTCTCGAGTATTTTAAAGCAGAGTGGCTTTAGAGATTTGAATTTCAATGGCAATAATACTGTCATTCCACAACTGTTTGGAGCTTAA